Proteins encoded in a region of the Osmerus mordax isolate fOsmMor3 chromosome 17, fOsmMor3.pri, whole genome shotgun sequence genome:
- the c17h12orf56 gene encoding uncharacterized protein C12orf56 homolog, whose amino-acid sequence MARTGAGNLLCKRNSKLDSFLKRNTDRGVYERIRAYEPCVVISETVNKVFMHVVLSDDCVYLAEYPPRTLTVAVNFSHIREIELVNDLPDFLSGRDRERSQHIRVVYATEKHSGKRHGWMRGKEPGEFQPSPAPPTHRHSLAVSPSLSRNHFLASRVGGVVLSAHAPPPGTDVCELPPIQRRNNEVEEEEEERLPMLRINRSASCPDPQTLGLHVAPPRPLPQPPSPALSLPSPHSPLSPEPPPPAGRSEPAPLPRRRRRGSVLARLMKKGRAPGGERNEEGEGGREAELHLYSVSPTSRIYLHLQSSWSSYIIRSTLLLDPLYSKRCSASANSTPQIQPTISWERTAHLFRQLSGELLQEGLSLESRYLLLQELCTAAHRNTTLRKLFWRSSDLCPFLVRTLEESLRSCQAPDANRRGGHTADQLLLCTLIIQTMALMFRETEIEPARLNMLTAKQGALPARLLLAMVCEPLLPPQEPALSPPDLRQDPPTHTKLQGLLAEYLDAACSLLFELVVLCQEESAAASRTLRCLEHFLTVGWILKVLQPHPALRSFMGFQAQQVVLVLSGPQAPLSPAQAALVYQRCRVLLACLQYSSPLGLYLRTEYREEFRYYVKVSCLEEKLPSHYPISQPARRLVSQLLGLILQN is encoded by the exons ATGGCCCGGACAGGCGCGGGAAATCTGCTGTGCAAGCGGAACAGTAAACTGGACTCTTTCCTCAAGAGGAACACTGACCGTGGGGTGTATGAGCGAATCCGTGCTTACGAGCCGTGCGTGGTGATCTCCGAGACCGTCAACAAGGTGTTTATGCATGTGGTTCTGAGTGATGACTGCGTGTACCTGGCGGAGTACCCTCCGCGCACCCTGACGGTAGCCGTCAACTTCAGCCACATCAGGGAGATCGAGCTG GTCAACGATCtacctgacttcctgtctgggcgGGACCGAGAGCGCTCGCAACACATACGTGTCGTCTACGCCACCGAAAAGCATAGTGGGAAGAGACATGGGTGGATGAGAGGAAAGGAGCCTGGTGAATTccagcccagccccgccccACCTACTCACAGGCACTCTCTGGCTGTGTCTCCGTCTCTGAGTAGGAACCACTTCCTAGCCTCCC gagtTGGAGGTGTCGTCCTGTCGGCCCATGCACCCCCCCCAGGGACTGACGTCTGTGAGCTCCCCCCCATCCAGCGGAG gaacaacgaggttgaggaggaggaggaagagaggctccCCATGTTGAGGATCAACCGCTCTGCCTCCTGCCCCGACCCCCAAACCCTGGGACTCCACGTCGCCCcacccaggcccctcccccaacccccctccccagccctctccctgccctcccctcactcgcccctctcccccgaACCCCCCCCTCCGGCGGGCCGGTCGGAGCCCGCGCCCcttcccaggaggaggaggaggggctcggTGCTGGCCCGTCTGATGAAGAAGGGGCGGGCgccggggggagagaggaatgaggagggggagggaggcagggaggccgaGCTGCACCTCTATTCGGTGTCCCCCACCTCGCGGATCTACCTTCACCTGCAGAGCTCCTGGAGCAGCTACATCATA agatcaacaTTGCTACTAGACCCACTCTACAGTAAACGATGTAGCGCCTCCGCTAACAGCACCCCACAGATACAGCCCACCATTAG ctgggagCGTACAGCTCACCTGTTCCGTCAGCTGAGTGGGGAGCTGCTCCAGGAAGGCCTCAGTCTGGAGAGCCGGTACCTGCTGCTCCAGGAGCTGTGCACCGCGGCGCACCGCAACACCACCCTCCGCAAGCTCTTCTGGAGG tccagcGACCTGTGTCCGTTCCTGGTCAGAACGCTAGAAGAATCGCTTCGAAGCTGCCAGGCACCTGATGCCAACCGTAGAGGAGGGCACACCGCCGATCAGCTGCT GCTGTGCACCCTCATCATCCAGACCATGGCTTTGATGTTCAGAGAAACTGAGATCGAGCCAGCTCGCCTCAACATGCTTACAGCCAAACA GGGAGCTTTGCCTGCTAGGCTGCTGCTGGCAATGGTGTGTGAGCCTCTGCTCCCACCCCAGGAACCAGCTCTCAGCCCCCCAGACCTGAGGcaagacccccccacacacacaaag CTGCAGGGCCTGTTAGCTGAGTATCTGGATGCCGCCTGCTCTCTACTGTTTGAGCTGGTGGTGCTGTGTCAAGAAGAGAGCGCCGCG GCCAGCCGGACGTTGAGGTGTCTGGAGCATTTCCTCACTGTGGGATGGATCCTGAAGGTTCTGCAGCCTCATCCAGCCTTG AGGTCCTTCATGGGCTTCCAGGCCCAGCAGGTGGTCCTGGTTCTGTctggcccccaggcccctctGAGCCCGGCCCAGGCCGCTCTGGTGTACCAGCGCTGCAGGGTTCTGCTGGCCTGTCTCCAGTACAGCTCCCCACTGGGCCTGTACCTTCGCACGGAGTACCGGGAGGAGTTCCG GTATTACGTGAAGGTGTCCTGTTTGGAGGAGAAACTGCCTTCCCACTACCCCATCAGTCAGCCGGCCCGACGCCTTGTATCCCAGCTGCTGGGACTCATCCTGCAGAATTAA
- the zgc:162331 gene encoding uncharacterized protein zgc:162331 — MSGSVRPLRMGAPFRVLLWPLACSLALAGGTSLSPQRPPQDPPRFPTAEDWRNATKTQTEVATHVPENQTRAETDITTQTDSSTSNYTGLACVSVLPPRRGSFYVESGSGVSVGTVLAFWCREGYQLVGSDKISCYVRAGKPQWSNYLPVCEAIPRPEDRGLRVAVLASVVSGIVILAMSLSFIICCLQERSGRDRSRRDSRGRRREKRSRRGECWLEREEGEWDAFPPPKIFHLSQHLDSRLAPDSPLYLGGMAGYENRGYQRSQESLLKTPLPGLYRSESQMYPHMVLQRVPTPTAPSAPAAPVYLHMPPSTSPSNAGSQPHLMAPYSTTAFPNLNPNPNSPQRPWQ; from the exons ATGTCTGGGAGCGTGAGGCCCCTGAGGATGGGGGCCCCATTCCGGGTCCTGCTGTGGCCCCTGGCCTGTTCGCTGGCTCTGGCTGGGGGGACCTCACTCAGCCCCCAGCGTCCCCCCCAGGACCCGCCCCGATTTCCCACAGCCGAGGACTGGAGGAACGCCACGAAGACACAGACGGAAGTGGCGACGCACGTTCCGGAGAACCAGACCAGGGCAGAGACGGACATCACGACACAGACGGACTCCAGCACCAGCAACTACACAG gcCTGGCGTGTGTATCGGTGCTTCCACCGCGCCGGGGTTCGTTTTACGTCGAGAGCGGCAGCGGCGTTTCGGTTGGCACAGTGCTCGCCTTTTGGTGCCGCGAGGGATACCAGCTGGTGGGCAGCGATAAGATCTCGTGCTATGTACGAGCGGGTAAACCGCAGTGGAGCAACTACCTTCCAGTCTGTGAGG CCATCCCCAGACCGGAGGACCGCGGGCTGCGCGTGGCCGTCCTGGCCTCGGTGGTCAGTGGCATCGTCATCCTCGCCATGTCGCTGTCCTTCATCATCTGCTGCCTGCAGGAACGCAGTGGCCGGgacaggagcaggagagacagcaggggaag GCGCAGAGAGAAGCGCTCCAGGCGGGGTGAGtgctggctggagagagaggagggggagtgggacgCCTTCCCCCCTCCCAAGATCTTCCATCTGTCTCAGCATCTGGACTCTCGCTTGGCCCCTGACAGCCCCCTCTACCTGGGGGGCATGGCTGGCTACGAGAACCGCGGGTACCAGAG gagccaggagagcctgctgaagaccCCCCTACCCGGACTGTATCGCTCCGAGAGCCAGATGTACCCCCACATGGTGCTCCAGAGGGTGCCCACCCCCACAGCTCCCtccgcccccgccgcccccgTCTACCTCCACATGCCCCCCTCGACCTCCCCCTCCAACGCCGGGTCCCAGCCCCACCTCATGGCCCCCTACTCCACCACGGCCTTCCCCAACCTTAACCCAAACCCCAATAGCCCCCAGCGACCGTGGCAGTAA